In Streptomyces canus, one DNA window encodes the following:
- a CDS encoding UDP-N-acetylmuramoyl-L-alanyl-D-glutamate--2,6-diaminopimelate ligase: MTYPGPPRPVRVSATPLAELADQLGAEQPENAAQVTGITHDSRAVRPGDLYAALPGARLHGADFVTQAVGLGAVAVLTDPAGAERAAATGLPVLVVEDPRARMGELAATIYGHPGRDLLQIGITGTSGKTTTAYLVEGGLKGVRSTGLIGTVEMRIGDERIKSERTTPEATDLQALFAVMRERGVEAVAMEVSSHALVLGRVDGCVFDIGVFTNLSPEHMEFHSGMEDYFQAKAQLFTPERSRLGVVNLDDEYGRRLVKEATVPVVTFSAEGHPDADWRAADVEVGPMDSTFTVIGPKDERIGARSPLPGPFNVANTLAAIVALAAAGLDPQTAADGVAAVPGVPGRLERVDAGQPYLAVVDYAHKTDAVESVLKALRKVTEGKVHIVLGCGGDRDTTKRGPMGAAAARLSDTAVLTSDNPRSEDPLAILATMLQGAASVPAHERGEVQVFEDRAAAIAAAVARARPGDTVLVAGKGHEQGQDIAGVVRPFDDRQVLREAIQKTQG, translated from the coding sequence GTGACCTATCCGGGACCGCCCCGGCCGGTCCGGGTCTCCGCAACACCTCTCGCGGAGCTCGCCGACCAGCTGGGTGCCGAGCAGCCGGAGAACGCCGCGCAGGTCACGGGCATCACCCATGACTCGCGTGCCGTCCGCCCCGGCGACCTGTACGCCGCCCTCCCGGGCGCCCGCCTGCACGGCGCCGACTTCGTCACCCAGGCCGTCGGCCTCGGTGCGGTCGCGGTGCTGACCGACCCGGCAGGCGCCGAGCGCGCCGCCGCGACCGGGCTCCCGGTGCTGGTCGTCGAGGACCCACGCGCGCGCATGGGCGAACTGGCGGCCACGATCTACGGTCACCCCGGCCGGGACCTGCTCCAGATCGGCATCACCGGCACCTCCGGCAAGACCACCACGGCGTACCTCGTCGAGGGCGGTCTGAAGGGGGTCAGGTCCACCGGCCTGATCGGCACCGTCGAGATGCGCATCGGCGACGAGCGCATCAAGTCCGAGCGCACCACGCCGGAAGCCACCGACCTCCAGGCCCTGTTCGCGGTCATGCGCGAGCGCGGGGTCGAGGCGGTCGCCATGGAGGTCTCCAGCCACGCGCTGGTCCTCGGCCGGGTCGACGGCTGTGTCTTCGACATCGGCGTCTTCACCAACCTCAGCCCGGAGCACATGGAGTTCCACTCCGGCATGGAGGACTACTTCCAGGCCAAGGCGCAGCTGTTCACGCCGGAACGCAGCCGTCTCGGCGTGGTCAACCTCGACGACGAGTACGGACGCCGGCTCGTCAAGGAGGCCACGGTCCCGGTCGTCACCTTCTCCGCCGAGGGCCACCCCGACGCCGACTGGCGTGCCGCGGACGTCGAGGTCGGCCCGATGGACTCGACGTTCACCGTGATCGGCCCCAAGGACGAGCGGATCGGCGCCAGGTCGCCGCTGCCGGGCCCCTTCAACGTGGCGAACACCCTCGCCGCGATCGTCGCCCTGGCCGCCGCGGGCCTCGACCCGCAGACCGCCGCCGACGGCGTCGCCGCCGTACCGGGCGTGCCGGGCCGCCTGGAACGCGTGGACGCCGGGCAGCCCTACCTCGCGGTCGTGGACTACGCCCACAAGACCGACGCCGTCGAGTCGGTGCTCAAGGCGCTCCGCAAGGTCACCGAGGGCAAGGTGCACATCGTGCTCGGCTGCGGAGGCGACCGGGACACGACCAAGCGGGGGCCCATGGGCGCGGCCGCGGCCCGCCTCTCCGACACCGCCGTACTGACCTCCGACAACCCCCGCTCCGAGGATCCCCTCGCGATTCTTGCAACCATGCTCCAGGGCGCGGCGTCCGTACCGGCACACGAGCGCGGCGAGGTCCAGGTCTTCGAGGACCGGGCCGCCGCGATCGCCGCAGCAGTCGCCCGCGCGCGGCCGGGCGACACCGTACTGGTCGCCGGGAAGGGCCACGAGCAGGGCCAGGACATCGCCGGGGTGGTCCGTCCCTTCGACGACCGCCAGGTGCTTCGAGAAGCCATCCAGAAGACCCAGGGATGA